The following proteins are co-located in the Athene noctua chromosome 16, bAthNoc1.hap1.1, whole genome shotgun sequence genome:
- the NPBWR2 gene encoding neuropeptides B/W receptor type 2, with protein sequence MGNSSLWDDLNSTCSNTGNSCYLDNSLRFNFTFQEQAADFYVVLPVIYSVICAVGLTGNTAVIYVILKAPKMKTVTNMFILNLAIADDLFTLVLPINIAEHLLHYWPFGEVLCKVILSIDHYNIFSSIYFLTVMSIDRYLVVLATVRSKRMPHRTYRAARIVSLCIWILVTIIVLPFIVFANVYIDDLEIKSCGLNFPKPERFWFKASRIYTLILGFAIPVSTICILYTMMLCKLRNMHLNSNAKALDKAKKKVTIMVFIVLAVCLFCWTPFHLATIVALTTDLPQTSMVIGISYFITSLSYANSCLNPFLYAFLDDSFRKSFRKMLECRTS encoded by the coding sequence ATGGGAAACAGCTCTCTTTGGGATGATCTGAACAGCACCTGCAGCAACACGGGCAACAGCTGCTACCTGGACAACAGCTTGAGGTTCAACTTTACCTTCCAAGAGCAGGCAGCCGATTTCTACGTTGTCCTCCCCGTGATTTACTCTGTCATCTGTGCCGTTGGGCTCACGGGCAACACTGCTGTCATCTATGTGATCCTCAAGGCCCCCAAGATGAAGACTGTGACAAACATGTTCATCCTGAACCTTGCTATAGCTGATGACTTGTTCACACTTGTCTTGCCCATTAATATTGCTGAGCACCTCCTCCACTACTGGCCCTTTGGAGAAGTCCTCTGCAAAGTCATCTTGTCCATAGACCACTACAACATCTTCTCCAGCATTTATTTCCTGACAGTGATGAGCATAGACAGGTATCTGGTAGTACTGGCCACAGTCAGGTCCAAGAGGATGCCACATCGTACATACCGAGCAGCCAGGATTGTCAGTTTGTGCATCTGGATCCTAGTCACCATCATAGTTCTCCCTTTCATTGTCTTTGCCAACGTCTACATAGATGACCTGGAGATCAAGAGCTGTGGCCTCAATTTCCCCAAGCCTGAGAGATTTTGGTTCAAAGCCAGCAGGATCTATACCCTCATCCTTGGCTTTGCCATTCCCGTATCCACCATCTGCATCCTCTACACCATGATGCTCTGCAAACTAAGGAACATGCACTTGAACTCTAATGCTAAAGCCCTGGACAAAGCCAAGAAGAAAGTCACTATTATGGTCTTCATAGTCCTGGCTGTGTGTCTCTTCTGTTGGACCCCCTTCCACTTGGCCACCATCGTGGCTTTGACCACTGACTTGCCCCAGACCTCCATGGTCATTGGTATATCCTACTTCATCACCAGCCTCAGTTATGCCAATTCATGCTTGAATCCTTTCCTGTACGCTTTCCTGGATGACAGCTTTCGGAAAAGTTTCCGGAAGATGTTGGAATGCAGAACTTCTTGA